Within Xanthomonas theicola, the genomic segment GCGCGAGCTGTGCGCGCCACCCCATGGCCTGACCCCGGCGCAGGTCGTGGGCATCGCCAGCCACGACGGCGGCAAGCAGGCGCTGGAGACGGTGCACAGGCTGCTGCCCGTGCTGTGCGATCCCCTCTATGGCCTGACCCCGGCGCAGGTCGTGGGCATCGCCAACCACGATGGCGGCAAGCAGGCGCTGGAGACGGTGCAGCGGCTGCTGCCTGAGTTGTGCGCACCGCCCCATGGCCTGACCCCGGCGCAGGTCGTGGGCATCGCCAGCAACGGCGGCGGCAAGCAGGCGCTGGAGACGGTGCAGCGGCTGCTGCGCGAGCTGTGCGCACCGCCCCATGGCCTGACCCCGGCGCAGGTCGTGGGCATCGCCAGCAACGGCGGCGGCAAGCAGGCGCTGGAGACGGTGCAGCGGCTGCTGCGCGAGCTGTGCGCGCCACCCCATGGCCTGACCCCGGCGCAGGTCGTGGGCATCGCCAGCCACGACGGCGGCAAGCAGGCGCTGGAGACGGTGCACAGGCTGCTGCCCGTGCTGTGCGATCCCCTCTATGGCCTGACCCCGGCGCAGGTCGTGGGCATCGCCAGCAATATCGGCGGCAAGCAGGCGTTGGAGACGGTGCAGAAGCTGCTGCGCGAACTGTGCGCGCCGCCCTATGGCCTGATCCCGGCGCAGGTCGTGGGCATCGCCAGCCACGATGGTGGCAAGCAGGCGCTGGAGACGGTGCGCAGGCTGCTGCGCGAGTTGTGCGCGCCGCCCTATGGCCTGACCCCGGCGCAGGTCGTGGGCATCGCCAGCAACCGCGGCGGCAAGCAGGCGCTGGAGACGGTGCGCAGGCTGCTGCGCGAGTTGTGCGCGCCGCCCCATGGCCTGACCCCGGCGCAGGTCGTGGGCATCGCCAGCCACGATGGCGGCAAGCAGGCGCTGGAGACGGTGCGCAGGCTGCTGCGCGAGCTGTGCGCGCCGCCCTATGGCCTGACCCCGGCGCAGGTCGTGGGCATCGCCAGCCACGATGGCGGCAAGCAGGCGCTGGAGACGGTGCACAGGCTGCTGCCCGTGCTGTGCGATCCCCTCTATGGCCTGACCCCGGCGCAGGTCGTGGGCATCGCCAGCAACGGCGGCGGCAAGCAGGCGCTGGAGACGGTGCAGCGGCTGCTGCGCGAGCTGTGCGCGCCGCCCTATGGCCTGACCCCGGCGCAGGTCGTGGGCATCGCCAGCAACATCGGCGGCGGCAAGCAGGCGCTGGAGACGGTGCAGCGGCTGCTGCCCGAGTTGTGCAAGCCCCCCTATGGCCTGACCCCGGCGCAGGTCGTGGGCATCGCCAGCAACGGCGGCGGCAAGCAGGCGCTGGAGACGGTGCAGCGGCTGCTGCGCGAGCTGTGCGCGCCGCCCTATGGCCTGACCCCGGCGCAGGTCGTGGGCATCGCCAGCAACGGCGGCGGCAAGCAGGCGCTGGAGACGGTGCAGCGGCTGCTGCCCGAGCTGTGCGCACCGCCCCATGGCCTGACCCCGGCGCAGGTCGTGGGCATCGCCAGCAACGGCGGCGGCAAGCAGGCGCTGGAAGGTGTTGTTGCCCAGTTATCCACTCCTCACCCGGCGTTGGCAGCTTTTACCAACGATCGCCTCGTCGCCTTGGCCTGCCTCGGTGGACGTCCTGCGTTGGAGGCGGTCAAGAACGGTTTGCCACGGGCGGTGGCATTGATCAGGAAAATGAATAAGCGTGTTCCCGAACGCACGGCCCACCACGGAGCCGAACTCGGAACAATACTTCGATTGCTGAGTTTCTTCCAGGGCCACTCCAATCCAACGCATGCATTTCATGAAGCGACGGCCGAGTTCGAGATGAGCAAGCAAGAGTTGTTACAACTATTTCGCCGTCTTGGCGTCACAGAACTCGAAGCCCTCAGTGGAACTATCCCCGCGGCATCCCAGCGTTGGCAGCGCATTCTCCATGCATTGATGAAACCGCCCTCTGCTTCGGTTCAAGCTCCGATTCAGGAGTCCTTGCATGAATTCGCCGATTCCCTGGAGCGCGAATTGGATGCGCCCAGCCCGATGCAGGATGCATCCCCGGCTGGGTCAAGCAGCCGCAAACGGTTTCGATCCGATGATCCAGTGCACAGGTTCCCAGCACAGCAGATGGCCGATGCGCCCATTCCCGAACATCGAGACGCTCCTCATCTCCCCTTGGCCAGCAGCAGGAGTACAAAACGCTCGCTTTCCATAGCCAGCGGCCTCCGGGATCCTGGAATGCCGACGGACGAGGATCTGGCAGTTTCCAACACTGCTTTCCAAGAATATGCGGACTTCTCCTTCTCCCCTGGAGCGGTGGAAAGTTTTCCAGTGTTCGACGAAGAGGAAACAGCATGGTTGATGAATGTCTTTTCCTAGAGCTGCGCGCTCCGCTTGCTTAGCAGGCTGCTGAAATACCAACAGCCAAGTACTGCCGACCGGAGTGTTGTCGATTCCTGCGGCCATTGACGGTGGCGGATTCGCACGCGAAGTGCAAATTTCCTAAGCAGTAGTGGGTCAGGTGCAACGCGCGCATACGCTTGCCGTTGGCGGAGGGGCTGCAGCCGGCATGCACTGCGATGGCGGGCGCCGGCGGCGGGGCGGACAAAATCGGCGGCAGCGGCGATCTGCTCGGGCGTCCGTACGGGGCCCGACGATTTGTCATCCTGTGTATTGGATGCTTCGAAGCGACCCCAACTCAATCGGTGCGTGGACGACTGCCTCACTGAGCTTGCTCCGGCCGTCGTGGAGAATGGGACCAATCGAATGCGGTCATCACCTCTGCGGCGCGCGCATCAAGCTCTGCATTGCAATGAAGCGATGGTTGCATCTGGAGCTGCCGTCGCCAGAATGAGGCTGCATCGGATCGCCTCTCAAAATCGTTGACGGCCATCACCAGCGATGCCAGTGGATGCGTCGCCACCGCGCCATCGGCGTATGGCAATGGCATGGCGGCAAGCATCGGCAGCCTCAGCCCCCCGGCGTACTCCACACCTGCGCCTTCGCCCCACGTACGCTGGCAGCGGGCGCGCTGTCCAGGTCGAACACGATCACGCTGTTCCCGCCCTTGCGCTGCCACG encodes:
- the avrBs3 gene encoding type III secretion system effector avirulence protein AvrBs3, which produces MEPIRSRTPSPAREPQAGSDEAQPIVGRLASTAASSPFASSPLDGLPARPVVSPTRRPATPESSPAFSVGGFSELLRRFDPSLYTFPSLDAHSADAVPGENAVVQSVLRTAYEPQSHSGAAVTAPSPTPPRVQAAARRRSSAQTFASSAESVDLSALGYTQKQREQIKPGAWSTVAQHHAALADHGFTHVQIIELSKHAASLGTVADRYQAIITVLPEATHKQIVEVGKQWSGARTLQTLPTVAENLRGPPLQLETCQLIKIAKRGGAPALEAVQALRNALTGEPLHLTPAQVVGIASNDGGKQALETVQRLLPELCAPPHGLTSAQVVGIASHSGGKQALETVHRLLPVLCDPLYGLTPAQVVGIASHDGGKQALETVQRLLRELCAPPHGLTPAQVVGIASNGGGKQALETVHRLLPVLCDPLYGLTPGQVVGIANHDGGKQALETVQRLLPELCAPPHGLTPAQVVGIASHDGGRQALETVHRLLPVLCDPLYGLTPAQVVGIASNGGGKQALETVRRLLRELCAPPHGLTPAQVVGIASHDGGKQALETVHRLLPVLCDPLYGLTPAQVVGIANHDGGKQALETVQRLLPELCAPPHGLTPAQVVGIASNGGGKQALETVQRLLRELCAPPHGLTPAQVVGIASNGGGKQALETVQRLLRELCAPPHGLTPAQVVGIASHDGGKQALETVHRLLPVLCDPLYGLTPAQVVGIASNIGGKQALETVQKLLRELCAPPYGLIPAQVVGIASHDGGKQALETVRRLLRELCAPPYGLTPAQVVGIASNRGGKQALETVRRLLRELCAPPHGLTPAQVVGIASHDGGKQALETVRRLLRELCAPPYGLTPAQVVGIASHDGGKQALETVHRLLPVLCDPLYGLTPAQVVGIASNGGGKQALETVQRLLRELCAPPYGLTPAQVVGIASNIGGGKQALETVQRLLPELCKPPYGLTPAQVVGIASNGGGKQALETVQRLLRELCAPPYGLTPAQVVGIASNGGGKQALETVQRLLPELCAPPHGLTPAQVVGIASNGGGKQALEGVVAQLSTPHPALAAFTNDRLVALACLGGRPALEAVKNGLPRAVALIRKMNKRVPERTAHHGAELGTILRLLSFFQGHSNPTHAFHEATAEFEMSKQELLQLFRRLGVTELEALSGTIPAASQRWQRILHALMKPPSASVQAPIQESLHEFADSLERELDAPSPMQDASPAGSSSRKRFRSDDPVHRFPAQQMADAPIPEHRDAPHLPLASSRSTKRSLSIASGLRDPGMPTDEDLAVSNTAFQEYADFSFSPGAVESFPVFDEEETAWLMNVFS